The proteins below are encoded in one region of Bombus vancouverensis nearcticus chromosome 8, iyBomVanc1_principal, whole genome shotgun sequence:
- the LOC117162435 gene encoding katanin p60 ATPase-containing subunit A-like 2 isoform X1, producing the protein MDLIFLIVGWRLAGARDTSQFADPVRKFRRSWWPPRSPVSIPTDLIFSHRRMAAGGVRGTCQCADPVRRIFGEVSGPHACQDHVEPGRGVRGRGPRMTQQERGAGGRGSPPAVQEEQDASLRQRRRDRRPGATGVIRERSRVHLDSGVRTGHRGGFSRRRVVFRNVIGTYYTLYAIIWNTMDVSDVLFREARLSPEHRVCDNIDLEIIVAEYENYYKMKFQKYPILCKKITGREMTREVTNASKTVCRSIETKAKSVSKQARSEPVKETNLQQKITDDNTNHINLAMTVTSIFPNESDGRSSEELFNVPMEQSMQSKILKCIEKLYSDNPELRKIAEDISCEIIVNKLNVHWDDVIGLEECKTAVKEAVVYPLKYHIFFDGPFSPWKGILLYGPPGTGKTKLAKAVATECHCTFFNIIASSLVSKWRGDSEKYIRVLFELAYSHSPTIIFIDEIDWIATNKGDCILSEPAKRFRSELLSRLDGLVSNENSNVVLLATTNSPWGIDAALLRRLEKQIYVSLPNEVARLGIFKLYLSNHLLENTDIVNHIVKCTERYSCADIKLLCKQAWLLEISPIWRRLEKKETPVTTLKYELKSYEILAKLLKKMSPTVMQIDKYDTWNK; encoded by the exons atggatctgatatttcttatagtcgggtggcggctggccggtgcccgcgacactagccagttcgccgatccggtgcggaaatttcggagaagttggtggcccccacggagtcctgtgagcatcccgacggatctgatattctctcatagacggatggcagctggcggtgtccgcggcacctgccagtgcgccgatccggtgcggagaattttcggagaagttagtgggccccacgcctgccaggaccacgtcgaaccaggaagaggcgtcaggggacggggtcccaggatgacgcagcaggagcgaggcgctggggggcgtggttcccccccagcggtccaagaagagcaggacgcctcccttcgacaaagaaggagagatagacgcccgggggcaaccggagtaattcgggagagatcccgggtgcatctcgactcaggcgtcaggacaggccaccgtggaggttttagccg gaggagagtcgtatttcggaacgtcatcggaacatattataccttgtatgcgattatttggaacacaatgg acgttagcgatgtattattccgggaagctcgtctatctcccgaacatcgggtttgcgacaacatcgatttggaaattatcgttgcagagtatgaaaattattacaagatgaaatttcaaaaatatcccatattgtgtaagaaaataactggaagggaaatgacgagggaagtgacaaatgcaagcaaaac tgtttgcagaagtattgagacaaaagccaaatctgttagtaaacaagcgagaagtgagcctgtgaaagagacgaatctacagcagaagataactgatgacaatacgaatcatattaatctcgcaatgacagtgacgtcaatattccccaatgagagtgatggacgttcatcagaagagctatttaacgtcccaatggaacaatccatgcaatcgaagatattgaaatgcattgaaaagctttattcagataatccggaattacgaaagattgctgaggacatctcatgc gagatcatagtaaacaaattaaatgtacattgggatgacgttataggcctagaggaatgtaaaaccgctgttaaggaggccgttgtgtatccccttaagtatcatatcttttttgatggcccgttttccccctggaaaggtattttgctgtacggcccacctggtacag ggaaaacgaagttagcgaaggcagtcgcgacagaatgccattgcaccttttttaacataattgccagctcattggtcagcaaatggagaggcgattccgagaagtatatacgt gttttatttgaacttgcctatagtcattcgcctacaattatttttatcgacgagattgactggatcgccacaaataaaggagactgtatattgtctgaacctgcaaagagattcagatcagaacttctttctagattggatggattagtgtctaatgagaattctaatgtagttcttctggctacaactaattccccttg gggcattgatgcagctttactcaggcgtctcgaaaagcaaatatacgtatcattacccaatgaagttgctcgacttggtatattcaaattataccttagcaaccacttattagaaaatacagatattgtaaaccacatagtaaaatgtacggaaagatattcttgtgcagatataaaattgctttgtaagcaagcgtggctactagaaataagcccgatatggaggagacttgaaaagaaagaaacacctgttaccactttgaaatatgaattaaaaagttatgaaatattagcaaaattgttaaaaaaaatgtcacctacagttatgcaaatagataaatatgatacgtggaacaaataa
- the LOC117162435 gene encoding katanin p60 ATPase-containing subunit A-like 2 isoform X3 produces the protein MDLIFLIVGWRLAGARDTSQFADPVRKFRRSWWPPRSPVSIPTDLIFSHRRMAAGGVRGTCQCADPVRRIFGEVSGPHACQDHVEPGRGVRGRGPRMTQQERGAGGRGSPPAVQEEQDASLRQRRRDRRPGATGVIRERSRVHLDSGVRTGHRGGFSRRRVVFRNVIGTYYTLYAIIWNTMDVSDVLFREARLSPEHRVCDNIDLEIIVAEYENYYKMKFQKYPILCKKITGREMTREVTNASKTIETKAKSVSKQARSEPVKETNLQQKITDDNTNHINLAMTVTSIFPNESDGRSSEELFNVPMEQSMQSKILKCIEKLYSDNPELRKIAEDISCEIIVNKLNVHWDDVIGLEECKTAVKEAVVYPLKYHIFFDGPFSPWKGILLYGPPGTGKTKLAKAVATECHCTFFNIIASSLVSKWRGDSEKYIRVLFELAYSHSPTIIFIDEIDWIATNKGDCILSEPAKRFRSELLSRLDGLVSNENSNVVLLATTNSPWGIDAALLRRLEKQIYVSLPNEVARLGIFKLYLSNHLLENTDIVNHIVKCTERYSCADIKLLCKQAWLLEISPIWRRLEKKETPVTTLKYELKSYEILAKLLKKMSPTVMQIDKYDTWNK, from the exons atggatctgatatttcttatagtcgggtggcggctggccggtgcccgcgacactagccagttcgccgatccggtgcggaaatttcggagaagttggtggcccccacggagtcctgtgagcatcccgacggatctgatattctctcatagacggatggcagctggcggtgtccgcggcacctgccagtgcgccgatccggtgcggagaattttcggagaagttagtgggccccacgcctgccaggaccacgtcgaaccaggaagaggcgtcaggggacggggtcccaggatgacgcagcaggagcgaggcgctggggggcgtggttcccccccagcggtccaagaagagcaggacgcctcccttcgacaaagaaggagagatagacgcccgggggcaaccggagtaattcgggagagatcccgggtgcatctcgactcaggcgtcaggacaggccaccgtggaggttttagccg gaggagagtcgtatttcggaacgtcatcggaacatattataccttgtatgcgattatttggaacacaatgg acgttagcgatgtattattccgggaagctcgtctatctcccgaacatcgggtttgcgacaacatcgatttggaaattatcgttgcagagtatgaaaattattacaagatgaaatttcaaaaatatcccatattgtgtaagaaaataactggaagggaaatgacgagggaagtgacaaatgcaagcaaaac tattgagacaaaagccaaatctgttagtaaacaagcgagaagtgagcctgtgaaagagacgaatctacagcagaagataactgatgacaatacgaatcatattaatctcgcaatgacagtgacgtcaatattccccaatgagagtgatggacgttcatcagaagagctatttaacgtcccaatggaacaatccatgcaatcgaagatattgaaatgcattgaaaagctttattcagataatccggaattacgaaagattgctgaggacatctcatgc gagatcatagtaaacaaattaaatgtacattgggatgacgttataggcctagaggaatgtaaaaccgctgttaaggaggccgttgtgtatccccttaagtatcatatcttttttgatggcccgttttccccctggaaaggtattttgctgtacggcccacctggtacag ggaaaacgaagttagcgaaggcagtcgcgacagaatgccattgcaccttttttaacataattgccagctcattggtcagcaaatggagaggcgattccgagaagtatatacgt gttttatttgaacttgcctatagtcattcgcctacaattatttttatcgacgagattgactggatcgccacaaataaaggagactgtatattgtctgaacctgcaaagagattcagatcagaacttctttctagattggatggattagtgtctaatgagaattctaatgtagttcttctggctacaactaattccccttg gggcattgatgcagctttactcaggcgtctcgaaaagcaaatatacgtatcattacccaatgaagttgctcgacttggtatattcaaattataccttagcaaccacttattagaaaatacagatattgtaaaccacatagtaaaatgtacggaaagatattcttgtgcagatataaaattgctttgtaagcaagcgtggctactagaaataagcccgatatggaggagacttgaaaagaaagaaacacctgttaccactttgaaatatgaattaaaaagttatgaaatattagcaaaattgttaaaaaaaatgtcacctacagttatgcaaatagataaatatgatacgtggaacaaataa
- the LOC117162435 gene encoding katanin p60 ATPase-containing subunit A-like 2 isoform X4 — translation MDLIFLIVGWRLAGARDTSQFADPVRKFRRSWWPPRSPVSIPTDLIFSHRRMAAGGVRGTCQCADPVRRIFGEVSGPHACQDHVEPGRGVRGRGPRMTQQERGAGGRGSPPAVQEEQDASLRQRRRDRRPGATGVIRERSRVHLDSGVRTGHRGGFSRRRVVFRNVIGTYYTLYAIIWNTMDVSDVLFREARLSPEHRVCDNIDLEIIVAEYENYYKMKFQKYPILCKKITGREMTREVTNASKTVCRSIETKAKSVSKQARSEPVKETNLQQKITDDNTNHINLAMTVTSIFPNESDGRSSEELFNVPMEQSMQSKILKCIEKLYSDNPELRKIAEDISCEAVVYPLKYHIFFDGPFSPWKGILLYGPPGTGKTKLAKAVATECHCTFFNIIASSLVSKWRGDSEKYIRVLFELAYSHSPTIIFIDEIDWIATNKGDCILSEPAKRFRSELLSRLDGLVSNENSNVVLLATTNSPWGIDAALLRRLEKQIYVSLPNEVARLGIFKLYLSNHLLENTDIVNHIVKCTERYSCADIKLLCKQAWLLEISPIWRRLEKKETPVTTLKYELKSYEILAKLLKKMSPTVMQIDKYDTWNK, via the exons atggatctgatatttcttatagtcgggtggcggctggccggtgcccgcgacactagccagttcgccgatccggtgcggaaatttcggagaagttggtggcccccacggagtcctgtgagcatcccgacggatctgatattctctcatagacggatggcagctggcggtgtccgcggcacctgccagtgcgccgatccggtgcggagaattttcggagaagttagtgggccccacgcctgccaggaccacgtcgaaccaggaagaggcgtcaggggacggggtcccaggatgacgcagcaggagcgaggcgctggggggcgtggttcccccccagcggtccaagaagagcaggacgcctcccttcgacaaagaaggagagatagacgcccgggggcaaccggagtaattcgggagagatcccgggtgcatctcgactcaggcgtcaggacaggccaccgtggaggttttagccg gaggagagtcgtatttcggaacgtcatcggaacatattataccttgtatgcgattatttggaacacaatgg acgttagcgatgtattattccgggaagctcgtctatctcccgaacatcgggtttgcgacaacatcgatttggaaattatcgttgcagagtatgaaaattattacaagatgaaatttcaaaaatatcccatattgtgtaagaaaataactggaagggaaatgacgagggaagtgacaaatgcaagcaaaac tgtttgcagaagtattgagacaaaagccaaatctgttagtaaacaagcgagaagtgagcctgtgaaagagacgaatctacagcagaagataactgatgacaatacgaatcatattaatctcgcaatgacagtgacgtcaatattccccaatgagagtgatggacgttcatcagaagagctatttaacgtcccaatggaacaatccatgcaatcgaagatattgaaatgcattgaaaagctttattcagataatccggaattacgaaagattgctgaggacatctcatgc gaggccgttgtgtatccccttaagtatcatatcttttttgatggcccgttttccccctggaaaggtattttgctgtacggcccacctggtacag ggaaaacgaagttagcgaaggcagtcgcgacagaatgccattgcaccttttttaacataattgccagctcattggtcagcaaatggagaggcgattccgagaagtatatacgt gttttatttgaacttgcctatagtcattcgcctacaattatttttatcgacgagattgactggatcgccacaaataaaggagactgtatattgtctgaacctgcaaagagattcagatcagaacttctttctagattggatggattagtgtctaatgagaattctaatgtagttcttctggctacaactaattccccttg gggcattgatgcagctttactcaggcgtctcgaaaagcaaatatacgtatcattacccaatgaagttgctcgacttggtatattcaaattataccttagcaaccacttattagaaaatacagatattgtaaaccacatagtaaaatgtacggaaagatattcttgtgcagatataaaattgctttgtaagcaagcgtggctactagaaataagcccgatatggaggagacttgaaaagaaagaaacacctgttaccactttgaaatatgaattaaaaagttatgaaatattagcaaaattgttaaaaaaaatgtcacctacagttatgcaaatagataaatatgatacgtggaacaaataa
- the LOC117162435 gene encoding katanin p60 ATPase-containing subunit A-like 2 isoform X2: MDLIFLIVGWRLAGARDTSQFADPVRKFRRSWWPPRSPVSIPTDLIFSHRRMAAGGVRGTCQCADPVRRIFGEVSGPHACQDHVEPGRGVRGRGPRMTQQERGAGGRGSPPAVQEEQDASLRQRRRDRRPGATGVIRERSRVHLDSGVRTGHRGGFSRRRVVFRNVIGTYYTLYAIIWNTMDVSDVLFREARLSPEHRVCDNIDLEIIVAEYENYYKMKFQKYPILCKKITGREMTREVTNASKTSIETKAKSVSKQARSEPVKETNLQQKITDDNTNHINLAMTVTSIFPNESDGRSSEELFNVPMEQSMQSKILKCIEKLYSDNPELRKIAEDISCEIIVNKLNVHWDDVIGLEECKTAVKEAVVYPLKYHIFFDGPFSPWKGILLYGPPGTGKTKLAKAVATECHCTFFNIIASSLVSKWRGDSEKYIRVLFELAYSHSPTIIFIDEIDWIATNKGDCILSEPAKRFRSELLSRLDGLVSNENSNVVLLATTNSPWGIDAALLRRLEKQIYVSLPNEVARLGIFKLYLSNHLLENTDIVNHIVKCTERYSCADIKLLCKQAWLLEISPIWRRLEKKETPVTTLKYELKSYEILAKLLKKMSPTVMQIDKYDTWNK, from the exons atggatctgatatttcttatagtcgggtggcggctggccggtgcccgcgacactagccagttcgccgatccggtgcggaaatttcggagaagttggtggcccccacggagtcctgtgagcatcccgacggatctgatattctctcatagacggatggcagctggcggtgtccgcggcacctgccagtgcgccgatccggtgcggagaattttcggagaagttagtgggccccacgcctgccaggaccacgtcgaaccaggaagaggcgtcaggggacggggtcccaggatgacgcagcaggagcgaggcgctggggggcgtggttcccccccagcggtccaagaagagcaggacgcctcccttcgacaaagaaggagagatagacgcccgggggcaaccggagtaattcgggagagatcccgggtgcatctcgactcaggcgtcaggacaggccaccgtggaggttttagccg gaggagagtcgtatttcggaacgtcatcggaacatattataccttgtatgcgattatttggaacacaatgg acgttagcgatgtattattccgggaagctcgtctatctcccgaacatcgggtttgcgacaacatcgatttggaaattatcgttgcagagtatgaaaattattacaagatgaaatttcaaaaatatcccatattgtgtaagaaaataactggaagggaaatgacgagggaagtgacaaatgcaagcaaaac aagtattgagacaaaagccaaatctgttagtaaacaagcgagaagtgagcctgtgaaagagacgaatctacagcagaagataactgatgacaatacgaatcatattaatctcgcaatgacagtgacgtcaatattccccaatgagagtgatggacgttcatcagaagagctatttaacgtcccaatggaacaatccatgcaatcgaagatattgaaatgcattgaaaagctttattcagataatccggaattacgaaagattgctgaggacatctcatgc gagatcatagtaaacaaattaaatgtacattgggatgacgttataggcctagaggaatgtaaaaccgctgttaaggaggccgttgtgtatccccttaagtatcatatcttttttgatggcccgttttccccctggaaaggtattttgctgtacggcccacctggtacag ggaaaacgaagttagcgaaggcagtcgcgacagaatgccattgcaccttttttaacataattgccagctcattggtcagcaaatggagaggcgattccgagaagtatatacgt gttttatttgaacttgcctatagtcattcgcctacaattatttttatcgacgagattgactggatcgccacaaataaaggagactgtatattgtctgaacctgcaaagagattcagatcagaacttctttctagattggatggattagtgtctaatgagaattctaatgtagttcttctggctacaactaattccccttg gggcattgatgcagctttactcaggcgtctcgaaaagcaaatatacgtatcattacccaatgaagttgctcgacttggtatattcaaattataccttagcaaccacttattagaaaatacagatattgtaaaccacatagtaaaatgtacggaaagatattcttgtgcagatataaaattgctttgtaagcaagcgtggctactagaaataagcccgatatggaggagacttgaaaagaaagaaacacctgttaccactttgaaatatgaattaaaaagttatgaaatattagcaaaattgttaaaaaaaatgtcacctacagttatgcaaatagataaatatgatacgtggaacaaataa
- the LOC117162435 gene encoding katanin p60 ATPase-containing subunit A-like 2 isoform X5, with the protein MDVSDVLFREARLSPEHRVCDNIDLEIIVAEYENYYKMKFQKYPILCKKITGREMTREVTNASKTVCRSIETKAKSVSKQARSEPVKETNLQQKITDDNTNHINLAMTVTSIFPNESDGRSSEELFNVPMEQSMQSKILKCIEKLYSDNPELRKIAEDISCEIIVNKLNVHWDDVIGLEECKTAVKEAVVYPLKYHIFFDGPFSPWKGILLYGPPGTGKTKLAKAVATECHCTFFNIIASSLVSKWRGDSEKYIRVLFELAYSHSPTIIFIDEIDWIATNKGDCILSEPAKRFRSELLSRLDGLVSNENSNVVLLATTNSPWGIDAALLRRLEKQIYVSLPNEVARLGIFKLYLSNHLLENTDIVNHIVKCTERYSCADIKLLCKQAWLLEISPIWRRLEKKETPVTTLKYELKSYEILAKLLKKMSPTVMQIDKYDTWNK; encoded by the exons atgg acgttagcgatgtattattccgggaagctcgtctatctcccgaacatcgggtttgcgacaacatcgatttggaaattatcgttgcagagtatgaaaattattacaagatgaaatttcaaaaatatcccatattgtgtaagaaaataactggaagggaaatgacgagggaagtgacaaatgcaagcaaaac tgtttgcagaagtattgagacaaaagccaaatctgttagtaaacaagcgagaagtgagcctgtgaaagagacgaatctacagcagaagataactgatgacaatacgaatcatattaatctcgcaatgacagtgacgtcaatattccccaatgagagtgatggacgttcatcagaagagctatttaacgtcccaatggaacaatccatgcaatcgaagatattgaaatgcattgaaaagctttattcagataatccggaattacgaaagattgctgaggacatctcatgc gagatcatagtaaacaaattaaatgtacattgggatgacgttataggcctagaggaatgtaaaaccgctgttaaggaggccgttgtgtatccccttaagtatcatatcttttttgatggcccgttttccccctggaaaggtattttgctgtacggcccacctggtacag ggaaaacgaagttagcgaaggcagtcgcgacagaatgccattgcaccttttttaacataattgccagctcattggtcagcaaatggagaggcgattccgagaagtatatacgt gttttatttgaacttgcctatagtcattcgcctacaattatttttatcgacgagattgactggatcgccacaaataaaggagactgtatattgtctgaacctgcaaagagattcagatcagaacttctttctagattggatggattagtgtctaatgagaattctaatgtagttcttctggctacaactaattccccttg gggcattgatgcagctttactcaggcgtctcgaaaagcaaatatacgtatcattacccaatgaagttgctcgacttggtatattcaaattataccttagcaaccacttattagaaaatacagatattgtaaaccacatagtaaaatgtacggaaagatattcttgtgcagatataaaattgctttgtaagcaagcgtggctactagaaataagcccgatatggaggagacttgaaaagaaagaaacacctgttaccactttgaaatatgaattaaaaagttatgaaatattagcaaaattgttaaaaaaaatgtcacctacagttatgcaaatagataaatatgatacgtggaacaaataa